GTTAGAAggtaatatatgtttctattcttcacaagtcttcacaaactcttgaacgaagtcaagtgcggaactgtttgtttagacttgaagcaaAAGATAAAGGGGTTGGAAGATTCAGAaagaaaagaacacaagacacaaagtttgtttatgaatgttcggagcaaactctcatacgtcatctcttattctcaaccttgagaaggatattcactagaacatttggtttgaatacaacgcttacacaaacccagtcggaCAACCATGGTTTAGACACTGCGTATTTCCGAACTCCTAGTACAACACACTCTGttaaacagaacaacctctatttAACTAACAATACTGAAATCTCACACATAAAgaacagtatgtaatacaacttaATGATCTAGAAAACTTGTAGACCTTTTAGAACTTGAGAGCTTGAGCGCTTGATTACAGAAAAGCTTATGACTCGCAAAAACAGTAAAAACTAGTGGTGCAAATTGTCCTTcaacttcttcttaaatagaTGACACCTGAACGGACAAATTTGCTTCAGAGGACACCTGTCCTATTTTAGTTGGTTGTGTGCTAGGGTAGTATATCAGAGAATATGCACTTTTGATCGTGAATGTACATGATAAAGatagtgcgtcgaatatcccTTTTGGAGATCGTGGTGTACTGAGAACGTACATcacataaaatttgaaataatttgacatGTGGAAGTCATATATAGGTTTAGCTCAACTGTTGTGTCAGGCTGCCAATAACAGATGCTTGATCAAATACTAAATTTGATCAAGAACCGAAAACGCTTCATAAAACTGAATTtaatcaaataccgaatttgattaAATACCGGAGGCACCTTTTATAAAAacgaactagttaaataccggaaaaatattgtataaaactgaactagttaaataccggaagtgcattttataaaaccgaactagttaaataccggaagGTCTTGCATAAAACTAAACTGGTTAAATACCGGAAATGTTGATATAAAACTGAAGTTAACATAATACCAAACACGTTTCTAAAATACCGAAGTGAacataaaaccggaagcgctcCTCCAAAACCGAGCTTGAACAAAATATCGGACGCGCTTCTAAAATACCAAAGTGAACATAAAACCAGAAGCGCTCCTCCAAAACGAGCTTGAACAAAATACCAAACGCGCTTCTAAAATACCGAAGTGAACATAAAACCAGAAACGCTCCTCCAAAACCGAGCTTGAACAAAATACCGGACGCGCTTCTAAAATACTGAAGATCTGGAAAAACCGGAAGCACTTTGGAGAAGCCGAGCCGATCAAAATACCAAAGCTCTTCTGCAGAAACGAGCCAAATAGAAAACTGGACGCGCATATGTAGAACCGAAGCCAAACAGAAAACCTGATGCGCATCTGCAAAACCGAAGCCGAACAGAAAATTGGACTCGCATCTACAGAATACCGAAGTTGCTCAaataatgaatttgatcaactaccggacGGATTCCCATTTCGATTTTCTTCACTTTGACCCTACACATAAACAATTTAATACGCTTCAGTCTTATTAATACACTTAGAATTAATGAAAACTTTAActcaacaatttcttcctttttgattatttaaacaaaattatcaaaatccgGTAAAGTCATTATAGTAAATGTCctgaattaatttaatctaacaatttctccctttttgatcatttaaactaaattatcaaaacctgaTAGTTTTATAACGTtgattaattatcctaagttaattaataactttaatctaacaatttctccctccttgattgtttagaataaattatcaaagtcaGTGATATATATTTagcaatttctccatttttgtttgtttatccTAAAACTGATCAAAACCAGTAATTGATTGTATCTTAAACATGTATCAGTCAATTTTCTCGGTTTGATAATCAAGTCAAGAAATGAAATTAGTCAAGAGAAGAAGTTtaacaaaatcaatttaaagagttcataataaaaaatttgtttaaggATATAAATTAAAGAAGTTTAGGATCCCATTATAGTTTTGTCTTAGATGTCCTTCATCAGCTTAGTCATAAAGTTTTCACTAGTACGACCACCAGAATCACGTCCATGTCCTCTTCCTTGTTGAGTCTAAGAGCCACCGCCTCGGAGAGAAGGAACAGGTGGAGAGATACTCTGACCACTTTGAGTTAACCTGCGTCTGGAACAAGAACTGCGAGGGCAAAGGTTCCCTTGATTCGCCATTTCTTGCAAAGTGATATCATCAGGGTCCTAAAATTCAACAAATATTTTAGCAGCCTCAGCAGTTGCATTTTCCTCGTCTTGAAATTTTTGCGCAAcaacatcatcttcttcaattttcTCCAATTCAGCAGCCTTGAGATATTTAGCCATTTCCATCATTTAAGAGGCAAGAATATCAATAGAAGATTTAGTCTCGCCATGAAGGGTGAGATTCATGCTAAAGAGGGATTCCGTCCTGTTCAATTGTTGTCTCATCTTATACAGCTCTTGCGTGTTTCCCACAATATTTCCATCTGTGGTCATATGAGCCACAACTAGCTCATCATGCACAGCTGATGACGATACAGACATGTTCTCTATTCGATCCAACCTTGAGCTGAAGGATTGAAAGACTTCTTGCCACGGAGCTAGAGCCTCCATGACAATTTGGCGGATGTCCACTGTTTTTGGAGACTCCTCCTCAGAATGAGAATGAGTAGAGAGGTGGGAGCCAACAGGGACAGACCGAATAGGAGCATGACGAGAACTAAGTTGAATGGATAACTCTGGTTCTGCATTCTAGAGTGGAGGATGAGGTGTAGAGATTATAGCTTGATGACCGACCTCTTCTCCAAGAATTGCATTGCTCAATTTACGAATATAACCCGAAATTTCTTTAGAGTTAATAGTTGTACCGTGAAGAGAGTGAGCAGGAGTCGACTACTTGGACTTCTGAGCCTCAAACTCCTTCTCCTCAATAACTTTTTCATGTTCTGGAAGGTTTTAATGGTGAATCTTACATAATATCGACCGTTAACGCTTTCTAGAATCATATCAATTTATCGTTGTTCACTCATGAGAGAATCAATTTCTTCAGCAATATCCTTCCATCTTTCTATGAAAACTGAGAATTTTTCATTCTCCCTTAGCTTAATATTTTTAAGCCTTTTCTCTGGTCGTTCTAGATTAAGGTGCATGGAAAAGTGTTTTATGAATGTTACAACCAACTCCTCAATGGTTTACAAATATGTTAACTTTTGTTGGTGATACTAGCATAGAGCATCGTCATAAAGGTATTGGAAGAATTTGTGGCAAACCGTTGGCTCTCTGAGTCGCAATGGAGTCATTGCAGATGTGtacattttaaagaaaaaagacAATCGCTTTTACCGATGTACTTAGATATTGAGGGTAATTTGATACCTAGTGAAATGACTGCTCTTCATccgttttttttagaaaaacggtttagcaccatttcattaaaaaacaaaataagtggGAGTGTCAAGAATCAAAACTAGAGAAATCATAGATTTGATTATAAGATCACAAACAAACGACCATAGTGTTTATGAATGGTAACAATCAAACAACAGTACAAACAATTATTACAATTAACGTTCTCAATCTTTCAACTGTTTTCATGGCATCTTTCCAATCATAATATTTATCGATGATTTTTCCCTTACATATCTTGTTCATATGGGCTTGAATTTCCACTTTCATGACTCGAACTTAAGCCATTTGGAATACATATTCCGTGGAGGACAACTTCTATACCACTAGAATGGGTTTCCCATGTGGTACCATGGGGTTGGATTCATCCTCGTGAGTCCCATGTTGTTCTTATATGGTTTGATTGAAATATTGTTTGGAGTCCTCATAGTAGGAGACTTTTTCTTGAGTTTGAGGACTAGTAGAATTGGGATTTATAGGGGTGAACAAACCTGGTATAGGCTGGGTTGGAAatcaagaagaaaaaggcaTGTTTTGGGATGTAGACGGTATTTTCTAATTAGCTAAAGAACTCGTGATTAGTGCGAGTTGTTATTTTACGTGTTATAGAGATGCCTTCATTTCTTTGAATTCGTTCATGGAGACCGTTTTAGGAATTGTTCTTTCCTCATCCATTTTGCAACGAATAAAGTATTCAGTTTTCGGATCTCGCTTTATTGAGGTCGTATCGACTGTTTCCAGACGTGGACTATAATTAAGAGAAAGAGATGAGTGTTTGCAGTTATAAAGTAAGTACAATGTAatgtatatacatataaaatgaatcTTAGAGAATGAATATTTCCTTATGATTCAGAAGTTAAGAACATATGGAGTTATTATACAAAACACTTGTTGAGTTCATTACATGCATATCTCTCTTGTTGGTATTCACGGTGAGAGTTTGATAGAGAAAAAAAGTGACGACAAAGGCTATATGTTTTAAGTCGTACTGTAGCCCGTTCCTACACTTGAAATTTTCTCCTCTTTATTTTTCCTGCCCGCTCGTATTCTTCGAGAATATCCGTCAGGTAATTCCTCCGCTCCTTTGGGATTCCTATTTTGGAGTTGTGCCACTTAGATAGTCAATGTATGCCTTATGGTCAATTGGTCTGTCTATGAAGATGACATTCACCGTATAAGGAGGCATGAAGTCACGACCAAATTTTCTGATTAGGCCGTGGGTGTAATAAGAAGTGACCCATTCCAAACTCATGAGTGTGATCATTGGTTCCTCGTACATCATATAGGCCATCTTCTTAATGGGGTAACATGGCAATAATTCCATGACTTCATCATCGTCGTTTACAAAAAGTTTAGGCACGACTTTTCTCATTCTTCGGTATTGAAGAGTAGGGGTCATGATGTCTCTGGGTCGATTGGCGGAAGGCGTTCAAGTTTTTGGAGATTCCAGATATAGGGATTAGAAGTGAGCATCTTCTGTTTATGGTGGAggttaaatatgaatcatttAACCCATTAGTGTTTTATCTATGATGATACCTGAAGGGTCTTTGTTTCCCCACCCATATGGTATGCTACCTCTAGGATTTTGGAGGATGGTTTGTCATTCGTTGAAGCCAAGAAGAAGTGATCTAGTAGGACTGTTACCGTCATCACGGATGAGCCCAAGGTCAAAATGACGTTTCCATTTTTTACTTCCATTTTCATCCATTTTTGGAAGTCAATAGTGGCCTTCTTGCGGATAGTCTCGGATCTCGTTTTGGTGTATCAGTATTCCTCTTGTTGTTTATCATTAAGAGGcttgatatataaaatatttttgttgtttatcATTAAGATAACCATGAATTACTCTATGGTTGGGCACATCTGCCTATCTCCCATAAAGTAAACTCGGCCAGTCGGGCTCCACCTTCTTTGCATTTGCACCATAAAGATCTTATTTATCTTGAAGTTGATAAACCTCATGATGGGAGTCAATCCATAGACTCCATGGTTCCAATCGTGTTAGTGGAAATTGTCAATCCAAGGGATCAAGGCGATATCACTTAGCATGGACATTGTTTGTAGCTGGaagttcaaaatatttttgaaaaatgtgtttGTTTTAAAGGAGAAATCATTCATGAGATGTTCATTTAAGCTATAGatgcatacacaaaatacatatatagttGTCACATAAGGGTTGTAGTGACAAAGTTTAGTTGTTTGGGCACATCAAACAATCAGTTTGGAGAAAGTATCTAGGTTTTTTATGCTAAGGGGAGTCATAAGAGAGTATGATTCACGGATAGTGGAGGGGGTAAACACTGCCATAAACCagggaatatcaactcaatCGAGAATTTTATCCCACCTCCACAATGCATACGTCCTATTGAACGGCTCATCGCCAAGGAGGGATCGATCCCATGCATTATAGTTTTGCATATGCTAGGTGTTGTACAGATGTGTCTACTAAGTTGAAAACGTGATACAAACATTTTTAAAAGtcaaatttatgttttcaagttaaacaaccccagcagagtcgccaaATAACTGTAACTCCCGAAAAATCCTTGTCTCGGAAAGGCTCGaggtttgaaaattttcaatcttGGTTTGTGTGTCAGaaatagtttaataataaaacattatttcaaaagatttatataaatatgtccCCTAACCCTtcgaaattaattataaaaacaattaatttatgataaataatcAAAGAAGGAATTGTTCTTATCCAGTTTGTTGTTACAAGGAAGAAGATAAACTAGACAAGAAACGATGTTGTTTCAGGCGCAAATTGGATGTCTATAATCTATGAGTCTATAATCTATGAATACGATTTTGAATACATGGTTCAGGGTTCTTTCGTGTTGACCCTGATGAGTACATATaactcaatatctatcaacctTGAGTAACCGATAACTAGCAACGCAATTGTTATGAAACATGTTTATGAGAAGGGAGCCAAACAATTAGAAGTCGTAGGTGATTCTAATTTCTTCATATCTCCTACCGATCGACCGACCAGAGTGGTAGGTTATTTTTCGttatgatatttaatatattttaattcattttaattaaattctgattagtttattttgatttattttagattattttgatAGAACTCCacaataaactaaaatataattttattaaaaaataatttcatgatTAAATAGATAATCtagttcaataattttaaataatattatattgatgATTTATCTGTGCAAGAGACCAGGCGtcagaaaaatagaaaaatagtaACGGCGAAAACTGTACAGATGACACACCTTCACCAACTTCTTCACCGCCGCTTAACTTGTTTCTAGTGCTATATATACATCAAGCGGTAAAGCATTATTCCTTtctcctctctttctttcattAGCGTTTTTGCCAGCCGAAGTGGGACCTTCGCACGACACTTTATAGCGCCAACGGGGAGTACAGTCATCAGCAGCTGATATTATTAAGATAAGGCACACCAAAATACATATACTTTTGTCTCCTTATTAATATTCCAATCCTCCCCCACAAACAACTCTTTTTTCTTCCAATtctctcattctctctcttcccCTGTTTAGTAATCGAAATGGACTCTTTTCAAGATCTCCTCTCTTGTGTCGGTGCCACCGTCTTGTTCTCTCTTCTCGTCTCTTTTGTCATCACCAAGCTCCTTACAATGGAATCCGCTCGTGATCAAACCTCTTTGTCCACGTCCTTGATGATGCAGCAGAAATCTATCAAGTCTCAACAATCTAAAACGAAAGGTGAATCATTTATTCTCGATTGGATATGCGTAGAACAATCTTTCTATTCAAAGGATGGGGATCAGTTGACAACTGGTACTGTTGTTGAATCACCTTTGGGACACGTGTTGTCTGAGATGAAAAATGAAGCATATGATATGGTGGAGTTGTTGAATCCAGATGAAATCAAAGTTGGTGATGATGATTTTGTAAACAAGGTGCTGGATGAAAGTTCTGATAGTCAAGTCATTGTTGCTGATAACTTGATGGATTTGAAATGGGAAGGAGAGAGTCAGGGAGATGAAGAGGATTGGGAAATGGAGAGtgaggaagatgaagaggatTGGGAGGGAGTTGAAAGAAGTGATTTGGAAAAAAGATTTGGTGATGCCATGATGTTTGTAGGGTCGATGAACAATGCGAGTAATATTGCCAATCTTGATAATGATGATAAATTGCAGTTATATGCTCTTGGGATGATTGTTCTTGAAGGTCCATACATTTTGCCACAACCTATATCACTCAAGATTTCTTCACGAGCTAAATGGTACttcttttattcatatttatatgtTCTGATATCTAGTAGTTTTCTCTTGTGTTTTCATTTAGTAACACTTTTTGTATCTTGATCTGGTGGCTAAGAACTGTGAAATTAATCTCTAGATATATTCATTTAGTTATGAAAATTGTTTGTGAATGGGATACACAGGAAATCATGCCACCCTGCACCATTTTGAACAAAATTTAGTCAAATACATCTTCAAAAACAACAGAaacaaaagtgttttcaaatggggctattatatattattgttggtTGGTTGATAATCCAActgtgttgaaataaatatctATAGGCAAATGTAAGTAAGTAGCttgaaatataataatcttgttatgaaatgttttgaattaataatCTTCTAAAGTTTATGAAAACaacttgtttgtttgtttaaagGAATGCATTGCGGAAACTAAGGCATATGAACAGAGAAATGGCGATGGATCGATATATTTCACTTCTGTCCAAGAACTTTCCTGATTGGAGTAGTAGGAAGATTGATACAACAAATGTAAGTTCCTATTTTAATGTCTCTCCTAAGGTCTATTCTTAATGGGGATGATGAAATGCAATTAGATATGccttcaaattttcattttaaaatagcATAAAGCATACCTCAGATTCTCAATTGACTACTTGGTTAGGTTAAAGATTCAGTAACGCAACTTTTTACTTAGACTCAAGTATAGTCAGTCCTTTGAACTTGCATGTAGTGATGGCAACTTTAATCCGCCCCGTTTCCAATCCGAATTGTCGAATTAATCTGTCAGGGGCAATTTTTCAGTGAGTTGACTAGTAATTGACCGGGATATTATTTGTGTCACCTGCCAATTTTTTAGTGAGTTGACCAGTAATTGACCGGGATATTATTTGTGTCTCCTGCACCTATCTCACCCCGATATTGTCTCgaacactaataaatataattaatatataaaatattgaataaacttaaattattaagtttttgtttttgatgtttagaattcttagaataataataatggttttAGGGGTGAGTggaataacaaaaaaatttgtgtttgcaaaataattttttttgtcatttgaaAGTCAATGTTTTCTTACAAAGACTTGTAAAAATTCATTTAAGacgaaaaaaagaaatattttgcTCTCTTGTTAccaacataaaatatataatatatttatttattattcatatttttttaagatgtttaagtttattttttataataatatactttttcaataaattacaatatatataatattaaaaaaaaaatatttttgaaagagAAGAGTTGATGCGGATACTATTATTGTGGGATCATGTTATCCTTGGTTACAAAAACATCTTAACATTTtggtattttatatataataataaatgggtatttTGCTCTTCTTTCTTTGGCATGGAAGTTGCAGGTTGATTCAGTGATATGAAGCTAAAAGAGAGAAAGCAGTGGCCTTTATAAACAGTTTGTTTCTAATTAGGTTTTCTTTGACTTGAGGTTAACCTTTGTATGCATATTTCGTCAATTtgaataaagaaattattttatatttaatgtatatataattatactaattaaCTAGCATCATGAACTAGTAAAAGAAAGAATAGAGAGCTGTATGTAagtatatatttagtttatttatattattggaGCAACTTCTAATTGAAATGTTTATTGCAATGTTTGAAGATTTATCAAACTTCTTATTGACCATTGATATGGTTTTTATAAATCCCAATCTTGGTTTTGAAAAAAGAGTTCAGTCACATTTGATATGTGGTAAAGTTATTGGAAAACagttataaatgtatttttattattatttttttaaaatttttatttctatattctttttaaataatataattattttttatttttgttagacaataatattaattaatattcttatttaataataatagcatattatataaaatatacagttataataaaattataaattaaaataataaatattttaaatagatcaAAATATGAGGataataattagtaataataatattattaattttattataaatatgatttattaataataaaattatataattaaaataaatgaataataatatgatatatacttttatatatataataataaatttgaatatatgaaaatagttaatgtgatttaaataattttaaacaatgtactaagtaattaaataaggtaagattttaattaaaaaatagtataaaaaatgatatgttCCAATGAAAGAAGAActcaactgaattactaatctatatatacatataatataatataatataatataatataatataatataatataatataatataatataatataatataatataatataatataatataatataacgaatgtttaaattttaaagtatctGGATTTtcgggtcaagagctgtggttaatttggatatatatatgagagtaaatggatatttcggtcggattgtgggttgacccgcccataaacttaaaacggttaaaaataaaattaaaaatgttatttgtatgtttctaACATgtaatataacaaaaacaagtacaactttttaaccaactaggctaacaatactttatatttaacTAGTGCTGTTCCTGAGATTTTTTAGGCCTTAGACGAAAGCACGAAATTGGGGCCCTACGCATAAACTTCACTTGTGTTTCACCGTTGATCTTCAATAACCTTCCAATATTTACAAAGATGCAACATAAATTGTCAACGAAAGTGacttcttcttgcatttttagatggaaaatcattgataattgtatcgtaatcaa
This is a stretch of genomic DNA from Impatiens glandulifera chromosome 4, dImpGla2.1, whole genome shotgun sequence. It encodes these proteins:
- the LOC124935094 gene encoding acyl-CoA-binding domain-containing protein 3-like gives rise to the protein MDSFQDLLSCVGATVLFSLLVSFVITKLLTMESARDQTSLSTSLMMQQKSIKSQQSKTKGESFILDWICVEQSFYSKDGDQLTTGTVVESPLGHVLSEMKNEAYDMVELLNPDEIKVGDDDFVNKVLDESSDSQVIVADNLMDLKWEGESQGDEEDWEMESEEDEEDWEGVERSDLEKRFGDAMMFVGSMNNASNIANLDNDDKLQLYALGMIVLEGPYILPQPISLKISSRAKWNALRKLRHMNREMAMDRYISLLSKNFPDWSSRKIDTTNVSSYFNVSPKVYS